A stretch of DNA from Bacteroidota bacterium:
GCTCCCGTCGGCGATTTCGCCGTGACCAACCCGCAGCTTACCGAGATGCGTTACGATGACGGAATTCCCGAGGCGTTTTATGTTGTGGATTTCACCTACAACGACAACAAGTTTGGTATCCGGTTTACGCCGCAAGCCTATCCGGCGCGGGTGTATCGGGTGAAGGCGTTCACCAATAACGGGTTTAGTCCCATACTCGTTTCGATTCATGAAGACAGCTCGGGATTGCCCGGCCCGGTCAAAGCCGGGCCGTACACGGCGCAATCGTACCAAAGTTCCGGCGTCGACAGCTTCCTGGTCACTCTTCCGGCCAACGACCCGCCGACGGTGATCAGCGGTGATTTTCACGTGGTGCTGAGTTTCTTGCCGTCGAGTCCCGGCGCCCCGGGTATCGGCGGCGACATCACCCCGCCGATTGACGGCAGGTCGCAGTACTATACTGCGTCTTCGGGCTGGGTTGCGATCACCAACGCCGACTTGATTGTCCGTGCATTCCTTACCGGACAACCTGCATCGGTGAACGAAGAGGATGGAGTTCCGACGGCGTATGCGCTGGAGCAGAATTATCCCAATCCGTTCAACCCGTCAACAACTATCAAATTCCAAATCCCAAATTCCAGCGTGGTTACATTGAAGGTCTATGACCTTCTCGGCCGCGAAGTCACGACGCTTGTGAACGGGCAGATGAACCCGGGGAGCTACTCGGTGCGATGGGATGCAACAGGGTTTGCGAGCGGCGTGTACTTCTGCCGCATGTCCGCTGTAAGCGAGGCCGGCAGGGCTTCGACAGGCTCAGCACAGAGCTTTGTGCAGACGAGGAAGCTTGTGTTGCAGAAGTAGAATGGGGAGTGAACCATGAACGACTATCATATCAACATATTCCACAGCGAAGAGGATCAGGGATGGATTGCGGATATTCCCGACCTTGTTCATTGCTCGGCATTCGGCGAAACGCCGGAGGAGGCGCTGCGCGAGGCACTCATTGCAAAGGAGGCGTGGCTTGAAGCAGCCCGATCAGAGGGGAAAGAGATTCCTCTTCCAAAATATCGTCCTGTCATCTATCAGATGCCCCAGCAGGCATGAGAAGCTTCCATACGACTCGTAAGACGTTGGTTGCAACATGTTGCTGTTGACGTAACGAGTTCGAAGAGACGAGGAAAAGGATATGAATCACGACCTATGCCCGCTGTGCAGCGGAACAAAGCGGAAGGGAACCATCACATTTACAGTGGATTATTCCGACGGCGTGTTGGTGGTGAGAAACGTTCCCGCGACAGTTTGCTCACAGTGCTGTGAAGAATGGATTGCGGATACTGATGCCTCCCGACTTGAGCAGTATGCCCGGATCGCCCGCAACGAAAAGAAACAATTTGAAGTTGTGGACTTCACCCTGGCGTCAGCGGCGTAAACAATTCCAAAGTTCAAAAGGCATACTTGCAAGGGCGAGCCGATGGTTCGCCCTTCGTGTTATTGAGCGTCGCCGCCGATGGACGGACGTTCTCTATTTCCCGCGATCCCGCAAAGCGGTCCGACCGGATGCTATCCCAACAATCTGTCTATTTCGTACCGTTCGTTTGCGATCGCTTCACCCTGCGACCGGAACCACTCGCCTTCCCCCTTCTTGGCGCTGCAACTGTTCGTGCATGCATACTTGGTGATGTTTCCCACCCGATCCGACAACACAACGATTTCTACTCCCCTGTACGTGGCTTTCGTGGTCGTGGTTTTCCTCATAGCTCTCCTTGTGCTGCGGGGTGAATGTTCCTGATTGAGTCAATATACGCTACTTCGGAGACGAAAGTGGAAAAAGTTCATTGCGGCGGCTGAGGCATCTGATTTGTTGGCATCCGAAGATTTAGTTGCACGGGAGACGGCAATTGCATACGTTGCTGCGGCTCATTCAGCGTCACATCACAGTATCCGCGACCGACGGGCATTCCCGGCGGTCAAGAACATCCGATCCAGCCTATTGAAGGTCAACATCTTCTGCGCGAGGGTCCGGCAACAGCAGCATGACAATGCGTTACGCTCGGGGGGGAACAGGTCACCAGAGTCCACGGAACATTCATTCAGGAAGGAACGAATATGCGTACGTTGCGTATCGGCGTAATAGATCTTGTCAGTCAGGGACCGACAAAGGCTCTCTGGGCCAGGGTGATGAACGCGAACCTTTCCAGCATCATGCCCCAGGCGGTTGCGTTGTGGTGCCGGGAAGAAGGTCATGACGTGACCTTTGCCTGCTACACCGGATTCGAGAATCTGGAGGAAGAACTCCCTGCCGATGTCGATCTCCTGTTTATCGGTGCGTTCACAGAAGCTGCGCAACTTGCATACGCAATAAGCAGCCAATTCCG
This window harbors:
- a CDS encoding type II toxin-antitoxin system HicB family antitoxin, which produces MNDYHINIFHSEEDQGWIADIPDLVHCSAFGETPEEALREALIAKEAWLEAARSEGKEIPLPKYRPVIYQMPQQA
- a CDS encoding type II toxin-antitoxin system MqsA family antitoxin, producing MNHDLCPLCSGTKRKGTITFTVDYSDGVLVVRNVPATVCSQCCEEWIADTDASRLEQYARIARNEKKQFEVVDFTLASAA